A genomic stretch from Anaerolinea thermophila UNI-1 includes:
- a CDS encoding Hsp20/alpha crystallin family protein has product MITVAMRPSYLKNFMNSDKPDYLIVNWRVTGRSHIWQPPTDLLEVDDGYLVRVEIAGMDEEDFEISLDQQTLVIQGTRADTLGQRVYHQMEVNFGDFFTMVELPSPVDPSRATAEYQNGFLLIRLPKTPVKHIRISE; this is encoded by the coding sequence ATGATTACCGTTGCCATGCGTCCCTCTTACTTAAAAAATTTCATGAATTCTGATAAGCCCGACTATCTCATCGTCAATTGGCGAGTCACCGGGCGATCACACATCTGGCAGCCACCTACCGATTTGCTCGAAGTAGATGATGGGTATCTGGTGCGGGTGGAAATTGCCGGCATGGATGAAGAAGACTTTGAGATCAGTCTCGATCAACAAACGCTGGTGATCCAAGGGACCCGGGCAGATACTCTTGGGCAAAGGGTTTATCACCAAATGGAAGTAAATTTTGGTGATTTCTTTACGATGGTTGAGTTACCCAGCCCGGTAGATCCTTCTCGGGCAACGGCAGAATATCAAAATGGTTTTTTGCTCATTCGCCTCCCTAAAACTCCCGTAAAACACATTCGAATTTCTGAGTAA